From the genome of Primulina huaijiensis isolate GDHJ02 chromosome 11, ASM1229523v2, whole genome shotgun sequence:
GCCAAAACTGGGGTCTTGCAACAGCCACTGAATTCGAGCCCGTACCTCGACTCTGTCGATATATCCTATCCATCTATGAAGAAGATATTAAAAACCCCCTTTGGGCTCCTCCCGAAGGGTATGGAATCAATTCAGATTGGGTGGTATCAAAAAAAGATTATGAGGATACACTTGGGAGAGTTTCGCCGTACATGATTTACCTTGATCACGAGAACACAGATATAGTTGTAGCGATTAGAGGGCTCAATTTGGCTAAAGAATGTGATTTTCTGCTCTTACTTGATAACAAATTGGGACAGACGACATTTGATGGCGGTTATGTTCATAACGGGCTTTTGAAGGCAGCTCAATACGTTCTTGAAGAAGAGTGTGATATTTTAAGAAATCTTATTGAGGAGAATCCTGATTATACTTTGACGTTTGCTGGACATTCGCTTGGTGCAGGAGTCGTTACATTGCTAACTATGTTGGTAGTGAAGGATAGAGAAAAATTGGGGTACATTGAGAGGAAAAGAATTAGGAGCTTCGCAATTGCTCCTGCTCGGTGTATATCTTTGAACTTGGCCGTGAGATATGCAGACGTAATTAATTCTGTTGTGCTTCAGGTgataattttgtgtttatttttgGTGGTCTTTACTCTATGTGTTGTTTTGTCCCCGATAACATAATATTCTGGTACAACTTATTTTGTTCATGACTTTCTTTGAGTTCAGCTCATGTTTTTTGGCAGCCtagatacattttttttaatttatgttagTATCTTTGTTTACCAGGATGATTTCTTACCCCGTACCACAGTTGCGCTGGAAAATCTCTTCAAATCCCTTTTCTGGTAAAAGATTGCAGGTCTTGCCGCCTTTCTGTTTtactttattataaaataaccACTATCAGAAGTAAAAGAATGTTGCACTAATACGGATTCCCTTGGATAGTTTCCCTTGTCTGCTGTGCGTGATGTGCTTGAAAGATACGTGCACACTAGAAGAAAAGATGCTCAAGGATCCAAGACGCCTATATGCACCTGGTCGCCTCTATCACATAATCGTGCGGAAGCCCTTCAGGTATGCATTTCAAGTCTTATAACATGATGTACTACTTTGATGAAGTCTCGAGATTTGGAGATTTCGGAATAGATGACACAAGGAACTAGGGTCCTAAAAATCATAATTCTTGATCTGCTCTATATGCTATATGGGGAGCGAAAATTTCTCATCTTTAAGATATGAAAATGGAAAGATGTTGAGTAATCATCAAGGCATGCATTGCCACAGAACACGAAGACGAGGTTCCTCTCGAATGAAGCAAATTTGGTGATATCCTAGATAACTTATTATATGATTGGACATACAGCTGTATGAACATtgtttattcaatttatttgaGTGATTCTGCATTATTCTGAGTTGAGatcgtatttttatttctttgttttatgTGCAGTTGTGATGAAATTTCGCCTCATGTAAGGACAGCAGTACCTGTGGATGGTAGATTTGAGCACATGGTCCTCTCATGCAACTCAACTTCAGATCACGCCATTATTTGGATACTCCAAGAATCTCAAAGAGCGCTTGGTGTAAGTTCTCAATTTATAATTAGTGCACTCGTATTAAGTGTAGCGTACCATAGTCGTGATAATGTTCTTCAAATTATTTACCATAAACTTTGAGAATTTCGAGCTGTATCGTTTGTATCTCATTGTTATTGTAAGATACTGATCCATATCAGACAGTGAAAGAGGTAAGAATGACTTTATTAGACTATGCAGTGGCCTCTTATATACCAACTTTATGTCAACTATTTTCGAAAAGTTAGGGTGGACATGGAATAGTTGATAGTGGAGTCGGTTGGATAGAATAGCAGCCTAGAAGGAGACACTTGTGATTATTTAAACCACCTGAGATGGTTTCACTCCTTAGTCATAACGGTGTTTTCTCTTGCTTTCAAAAATATGACATGTCCTAGCATGAGAAAAATGACATAGAAAAAATTCGTCATCTTGAGATCAATTGTGGGTTCTCATTTTTTGCGAAAACACTAAAATGTTCTCTTTTCCTAGTACAGTCTATGCAAGAAGTCGAGCCAATTATGGGTATTCCTGCAGCTCAGAAGATGGATCGGCAGGCATCGCTTGCCAAAGAACACCAGGAGGAGCACCGAGCAGCAATAGAGAGGGCAATTTCACTGGAAGTTCCTCAAGCCTACTCAGCGTCTTACGGAACTTTTCAGGAACCCGAGCTAGGTGAAAATTCAAGTAGCAATGCAGATTTTTCTTATGTGTCTTTAAAAAGGCGAGACGAGATATATGAAACAACACCTGTTCTGGCTGCAGATCATTTGTAGAAAATGTATGGTTCTCATGAATCATGGTATGTGTAAAATTATTAGTTGTTTAGGTTATGATATTCATTCTTTTATTGTAAATGCTGAAATTGCCCTCTCCATGAATCTTGAATCTTTGTTGTATACAAGAGAATAAAAAATcgagttatatattttttagtgaAGTAGCTGGGAATAATTTTGATGATACACTTTAGCTCAAGATAGTTTGCGATTTATTTGAGCcaaatttaattgtttatgagCTTGTAAATTGTCAATAGATTGGTAAGTGTTAgataaattttatcttctttatcatttaataaaatgatatgaaaattaatatatttagaaatacataaataaatatatctaaCAATTAAGGTCTCAATTAGAATTCTAATAGAACGACCATGGGTCGTAAACTGGTTCAACATGAGACTCGGCTCATGTTTATGAACTACTACTGGTCGTGGACCGTAGGTTGGTCCAGCACATGCTACATATACACCACTCATAGAATATTTCACCCTTGAAAATTGGTTTCATTCGTCCTAAACATTTGAACCTAGGACTTCCATGCTTAAGTACACAATACTAGTGCATGTGCATGAGTTGAGTCTCATGTTGGGTCAGTCTACGGCCGTGATCGCTACATCTAACATGTTCGAACTTTTTTCCTAGCCGAGAATTAGagctcaaattattttgttcgattgTACGCGAGCCTCTAACgagttataatattttattgatatgatataattatatattaaataaatacattttaaatatttatagttTAGTAGCTCGCGGATATGTTTGAATATTTCGATCTAAACTTGAACTCTAACAAAAttcaagtaaaaaataataaaatttttgaacttcGAATTGAACTCGAGATCGAATAGATATTTCGAACGTTAAAGATTTCTTCATATTCGAATCAATTTAGCTCTTTTACACATATATCTGGTGAGATTACTCAAATTTAACTATTTTACAATTTAAGTATATGTTTAAACCGCTCAGTGCTCACCCGCCACATTAAATCCAAACGGGCGCCACGATCCATTTCCATAGGCAACCGATGGTGCCTCCGCAGCTTATAAAAAGAAGTATCGGTGTAAGAAAACCAATCTCATGAAATTTATCTATTTCTACGTTCACATGTCCCATGGGGTGCGCTGTAGACTCGCACACCAACTGTTCGTGGCAATCACCGTAAGAGGCCCTGCATCTTCTCAGGTCACAGCAAACCGCGGAAGTTGCAGTCTTTTTCCTCTAAAAAGGCCAAATTTGGTCGATCCTTTTGAGTATTTTAACGAGAACGACGTCCCAAAATCATGGGCGTCAAAAATATCGAGTTTGGTTAGGGAAAACCAGCCCCGAGAGGCCATACGCGTCTTCAAGTCAATTCTCGTAAACAGACGAAGCTCGAATTTTGTGACGGTTTTGAGTGTGATCAAGGCTGTTCGTTTGATTGAATCGAGAGATATGGTGTTTGGGATTCATGGGTATGCAATAAAAGTGGGGTGTATTGATTTAGAAGTATCGGTTGTAACAGCGCTTGTTGGTGTGTACTCTTCTTTTGATATGGGAAATGCCTGGAAATTATTCAATCAGACAGCTAATAGAGACGTAGTGTTGTGGAGTGCAATGGTTTCAGCATGTGTGAGCAATGGTGAGCATCTTGATGCCTTCAAGTTATTAAAGGAAATGGTATTCTTCGGCGTGCAGCCAAATCATGTGACAGTTGCAAGTATATTACCGGTGTGTGCTGGTCTTGGTGCATTGAATATCGGGAAAGAAATTCATGATCATTGTATCAAAAAGGTGTTTTATACTCACACAGTTTTTCAAAATTCGCTCCTGGGTATGTATGCTAGATGTGGGGATTTGAAGACAGCACTTCTTATTTTCAATGACATGCAGAATAAGGATATTGTTTCTTGGAGGATTGTGATACACGGTTGTGTTGAAAATGAATCTCCACGGCAGGCATTAGAGCTCTTTCTTAAATTACGATGTTCTAGTTTTGAGAAAGTAGATGAATTTATCATCCTAGAAGTAATTGGAGCTTATTCTGAACTGGTTGAGAATTTTATCAGGAATGGATTTCATAGCCTTGTTCTGAAAACAGGATTTACTGAATTTGTTTTTGTAGTTACTGAGCTTCTTCAAGTGTATGCAAAATTTGGCTATATTGAGTCTGCTAGAAGCTTATTCGACCAGCTTGATAGGAAAGATCTTATTGCCTGGAGTGCGATGATCTCAGTTTACGCTCAAAGTAGTCGACCTAATGATGCTTTCGATCTTTTAAGACAGATGCAATTAGCAAACCAGAAACCTAACGAGTTCTCCTATGTTAGTTTGTTACAAGCTTGCATTTCAATTAATGCAATAGAGATAGGAGAAAGCATACAAGCACAAATCATAAAAGACGGATATTCAACCAACACATTTATAATTTCTTCTTTAATTGACATGTACTGCAGATTTGGAAAAGTTAGGCAAGGTGAGTTCATTTTCAGTGAAAATTTCACCAATGATTTCATGTGTTGGAGTTCAATGATTAATGGTTATGCAATCAATGGCTGCGGAGAAGAGGTTCTTGAGTGTTTTTCTAACCTGCTGTCTTTAGGTATAGAACCtaatgatgtaatttttatttcggTTCTCTCTTCTTGTAGCCACAGTGGTCTTGAGTATGAGGGTTGGAACTGGTTTTATGCGATGGAAGAGACATATGGTATTAGACCAAACCTTGCTCACTATGCTTGCATGGTGGACATGCTTAGCCGGCAAGGAAACATTGAAGAGGCTCTTGAGTTTGTGTATAAAATGCCTATTGAACCAGATAAGCGAATATGGGGAGCTCTTCTTGCTGGGGTTCAAAACACTCGTGGAAATACTGATATTTTAGAACTTGTTGTCAAGAAACTAAACAGTTTGGACCCCGAAAATACCAGCTACTTGGTTGTTCTTTCCAACTTGTATGCAGAGCATGGTAGATGGGAAGAAGTTGAGAAGTTGAGAAACATGATAGACAAcaaatctttgaagaaaattatGGGTTATACCACTGTTTTGAGCTAGATTTATCGAGTATAATCCAGTAAGCTTCAAGTCTGATTTAAGGAGAGACATAATTGACTGTCGATCAGAACAGAAACCTATtcttttgtaaataaaaaagtGACCCAAGGATCACAACAATGAACACAAAAGAAGGGAAGCACTCGAAACAACACATAGTGGGGAACGAGTCCCCGAAGATGTTTTCTCGAGAATTTCTCGGAAGATCAGGAACAGTCCCGGATAGTACTTGAGAAGTTCTTTAAGAAACTGCTTCATTGATGTGCTGCTGAGAAGCTGAAACATACAAAAGACTGACAAGAAAAGACCCTGGCTGAAACCAGGACTCTTGAGGATGGAGCCGAGATATAAAGAGTGGGAGAAGACAGGAATTTACCGAAAAATCATACAAAAAATTCCATTTTTGTCGCTCGAGGGGAGGCGAGGCAACCACCCTCCTCAGTTGGGTCGACGACTGTTGATACTTACTCATTTCGTACTGCAAGTTCCTTGATGTTGAAATGCCGTATGATTCCCCGTTGTAATCCAAGTAATCAATTCGGAGATTGCTGCACAAGTGAAAAGGaaagattattaaaaaaatttgaatcgatTCGTGGTCATTCAACTGGATTTTATCGGTTTGCTTCGTTTATGTCTATATATATTTCTGACTACATCAATAGCTCAatcctatatttttataataatgatGTATCGAGAAAACAAGCTTCAAGTAAATTATTGAACACAATTCATTAAATTGACCAAATATATGATATAGTTATCAATTTACTGTAAGCAAATGCAAAGTCAAAATGAATTTCATTTAAGTGATCTTTAATCATTCAACAGTAATATTATTCTAtcacaaacataattataatatatcaatATCAAATTTTGATTGATGGGTTAATTTTATAGAATATTGAATAGATGGTACAACTAATAATTTACAACACAGCAAACACAAATTAAACCAACAAAACTTCAACTATGTCACCAAGAAAGTGTCCGATTTAGTGGAATATGTGAGCATTTGACTAATGATCCAGAGTTCGATTTCATAAAGAATAATAAAGTGAATGTCTATTTGAATATAATTTTGGTTTACAGATCACAACATTTATACACTTATAGTTCGTAATTACATGTGAATCATATCATGACGTGGATGGTTTAAAACTAGTTACAACAGCTGGTGATAGAAATTTGGTTGTTGATATTGTGACAATATTTGCTTGTGAGGTGGAGATTCGCTGACATCCCTGCAAGACGGTGCTCCCATTGGAGATACCGATGTTGGACCGTAGATTCTTGAATGGGATAGCTGACAGTGGCTTGGTTAGAGCATCGAAAAGTTTATCTTTAGAGGAGATGTGGTTGACAACAAACGAACCTCGTGCGACATGGTCGCAAACAAAATGGTAGTGATGGCAATATGTTTCATGGGAGAGTTGAAGACAGGGTTGATCGAGAGATATGTTAGCATCAATTGTTAGAatagatgtcctgtaagccaatTGTTgctagagattttattgactcaattgtaacaaacaatctttattttaatataattcattatttcatggtttgttatttctttatctgtatactcatgtgaacaacatagataaaaaccttgattatactttaatacaaatgaatcgtaattcgatgttgaaactcatttgtaaacactagatttgtaaacactgtaagatctaaattcgttcttagtcgattcagcagcctaaaacatggataaaggccgcttgagctcgagactagcatctgtgatgttgtgaacccgcggctagctgtatccctgaaccattgaaggtcacacaagAACTGGATtatttgttctcgttgagagaataaattcaaggagttgaatttatgataattaaattttgagaaaataaattcaaggagttaaatttatgagatagtaaattcaagaagttgaatttatgaatttataaaatttggagagaataaattcaaggagttgaatttataaaatttgagaatttaatttattaagctcaaaagttgagttcattaaatattaaattttggaggtgataaattcaaggagttgaatttataatttaaatattaaattcaaatcttgaatttataatggatttaaattaaatgtaatgggtgtATATATTATgtgcttgtaggagtacaagaccaacatacaaattattaatgttcttaattggactttaaaagattaattaattaattaaactagttgaacTAGAGTAATTTAAGTCCATTAagtatttgatttaattaatgggtctaagcttatatatatatgtatgaggTTTGAGGTTGAAAATATAACACTCATAATTTTTAGAAAACCATAGCCTCCATGACACAAGATTTTCGAAAAGGAGCCTCCCttttctctccaaaatttcggccctctcTTTTTGAAAAggagtttgagccgtctctcaaactTTGATCTCCATCGTAAAatctcttctaatttttctagtgcaaattagaagatgaacaaatcttctagtcgtggacctgattcgaagaATAGAGAaaggagttttttttttaagatcgTTCGTAGGGATATAcaacaagagctatctccgctaacctCGGAATAGTTGGAGTCGTGTGAATCGTTCATCAAAtgtataaaatttcaacaccctatgaatgttttaatcataaaaccatacgagtgctcaaacaaatatatcttgaatgtcaagatctaaaaatttttaaaactttcgctgcgtttggacacgagaaaaccgagatccaacatcaATGTTATCATAGAAAACACTAGGAGGGAAGGAACATAAATTGGGAAGCTCTTGTAGTAAATTCTTGATCCAAATTACTTCAGTGGCACATCAGGCAAGGGAGCGATATTCTGCGAAGGTTGAGGATCGGTCTATTGTTTGCTGCTTTTTGGAGCACCAAGAAATAGCATTTCCTCAAAGATAGACAACGTATGCTGAGGTGGAGGTACAATTTCAGCCCAATCGGCGTCAGTGAACGTAGTGATTTCAAGTTTTTGTTGACGTTTGAGGAAGAGTCCATGATGAATTGTGCCTTTGAGATACCGTAATTTGTGCTTAGCTCCTGACCGATGGTTCTCAGTTGGAGTGTGCATAAATCAAGAGGACCACGACTTTATAAACTCGACTCACCTAATGGTAGTCGCTGACTTTTATTGCACATGCAAGAATGACATATTAAATATGTGGAAAGTGAAAGATGAAATAGAAACCAAGCCAAATTGAGCAAGTTTATAACGACCCAGCTCACTTGTGATATGTCTGTTTTTATTTATGTCCTCACGACTTTAAAACGCCTCACAAGAGGTTGACACACGTCAATTTTGGATCACATTCACAAAATTAATGTAGTTTCACTCTCCTAACTAATTTAGCAGTCGTGCTAACTCTATAAACTTTCAAATATAGAATCTGCTTATAAAAACTTTTACAAGTCAAACAtttgatcttcatcaaactccaatcatcaaattcaactccttgaaatttaattatatcaacGAGAACACAAAAACCAAtatttgtgtgaccctcaatggttcaataaTACAACTAATCTTGATTCACAACTCATGTGATTCGAGATAACATGTTTCCCATATACATGTTTACCCTAATTAGCGACATTATATGAATCAACTCATTGATTATAAAAACATCATAaatcatttctgattgcacacATCGAATCATGATGAGAGCAATTATTAGCATCGGCTTAtgattatcttttttttttttaatgaaaatgacTTCATTAAAATGTGGTAAAAATTTAAAGTACAAGTACACCGGGCATACCCGGGAACAATTAATCCCTAACCACCCGAATCACAAATCTATCCATAGTATCAAACATGTCAGTAGAGCTAGGAATACAGCGAAAAACAATAATCTTAATTTTACGCACCAAGTCTTCAATCCTATGATCTTCTTCATCGAACATGGTCTTATTCCGAGCATTCCAAACGGTGTAAATAGTTGCTGCGAGAGCTGATAATCGCATCCTAGCTAGAACCGATTTTCCACCATAAGTTGTTCTGAAGATTCCATTCTTTTAGACATGCCTAGCCACGCTCGAATATCCTTCCAAATTGCTGAGGAGAAAGAGCATTTGAAGAACAAGTGTTGTACTGATTCAGGCTCGCTTTTACATAATACACACGATTTGTCAACAACAAATGGAAGCCGATCTCTTGTCAGGAGCTTCGCATGAGCCGGAAGCCAAAACGTAAATCTGTGTTTGGGTAGGATGAACGATCGGCTGATCAGTGGTTTCCAAGGCCATTTACCAGTCGATTTATTGAAGAAGTCATATGCACTACGAAACCCGTGATTACGAACAAACCAAGAATTCAGCAAAGTAGAAGCAGCAGCCACCGAACCTGATCTACGAAGGAGCTCATCCCGTAATGAAATGATTTGCTTAATTAAAGGTGATTCATCCTTGTGCCATCCCCAATGCCAAACGTCTCCAAAGTGGCTATAAATATGATTAACCCATTTGATCCACAAGCTCTCCTTTCTCAATTGTATCTTCCAAAGTGTTTTAGCAATTAAAGCTTTGTTCCAAGCCATCAAATTCTTTAGTCCAAGTCCCCCATCCTCTAGTGGCTTACACAGATTTTCCCACGCAATAGGAGGATGTTTGGAATGCCAAACAAATTTTCGGCATAGAGAATAAATGGACGAAATTACACAATTGAGGATTGGCAAGATAGATAACCAATAGCATTCAATACATTGGACCACCGATCTGATTAACTCAATCTTACCTGCATATGAGAGGGAGTGCCTAGGCCATGAattgaattcgataacgatatCATAGTGGCATTACATGTACAACTAGGTAACCACTTACCCTAGAGCACATTTCATACTCTAGTCAGAGATTCTttgtactattaactcatcagatcacataaaaTATTAACGTCCCTAGGTGACCGGTGAATTCTCGACTACAATATATTGGCTCATACGTGTGTCGCCACTACACACAATCTCGCCACTTGATGACCCTCACAGAGCCAATAAACAATTCATAGTGTAGCACTAACAcgtagagcctcagtgttgtcccggatcgtaaggactaatggtgtacaatcataaccgcgTATTTATCTATTCGATAAATGATAATCACTTGGAAAATCCTAGAGGGAATTTTTCAGTGAACCCATCATATGAAAACCCATCTGTATAATCGAACATCTCTATGTATTTACCGATGAAAtgtggtacacaacatcacacaTTATTGTATCGAGTTCGAGCgatctttattatttttttaggcGGGTGAATTGACTAGGTACATGATTATaatatattgtaaatatgaaatGGATGTCATGATCGCAATCATATGTATGATCTCATTGTACTGTGATACattcaaggtctttatctatacAGTTTATATGactatacagataaagtaaatgtcaaaatgaataaaatgtaaaattttattaaaataaagatctcTTATAGTATAAGAATCAATAAAGTTCAAGCCTACAATTGACTTTCTAACAAAGTTTATCCTTTTGATGAATCATATAGGTGGTCGATCGTTTGGCATACAAATGAGAAAGTCGAGTCTAGGCTTCATGACTCGACGTGGCAGAAGACACAAATGGAATAACTGATTCACTTAGAGAGGCCTGAATTACATGAAGAATAAGTTGATCATGACAACGCTAGAAGAAGTGGTCGGGATTCGGAATAgtcttttcatatttttataaacgTTAAAGGCGGACACGAAAGAGATCCATCAAAATAATCAAGAAGATCTAGACCCAAAAAAAAGAACATTAAATTGAGCTTTCCACGAAAAGTAGTTGAATTTACTGAGTTTGAGAGGGAGTTGGGCTGCTGCGTTGGTGATAACGTTTTGAGTATTGGTTGGGGAAACATTTGCAAAAAAAAGATGAGGAAGCATCATTGGGTAGAAGGGAcatttgaggaaaaaaaatttgattgggAGATTGACTCAGATACCATATAAAGAATAATAAACTGAATGGCtatttgaattaataatttaatttggttTTGCAGATTACTACATTTATACACTTTTCAGTTCCTAATTACATGGGAATGATATAATGAAGTTGATGATTCGAAACTAGTTGTTACAACAGGTGTCGGGAGAAATCTGGTTATTGAGATTGTTCATAATTTTTGCTTGTGATCGGAGATTATCTAACAGATTCCTTCTATTCATCGTCTTTAACAAGCATGTTACACAAAACTTGTCCATTATAGTTTATCTAGCTAATGTGATTTATATGTTATTGTGGTAATCCGGATATTTACCGAATGCACACCAAAAAATAACGACAGCGAGTTGTCacgtcataaaaataattaaaaaaatctaaacaaaacaaAACCTCAAACATGCTTTATACACATATACAGCAAACGCAAAGAAAGCCTGAAAATAATAGTACCACACAGTAACAAATTTGTTAACTTTTATCGCATTAAATTAACTCAAACTCGAGTTTCAAACTAAACACAATACAGAGAAGAGATTCATAAAACAGAGCTCAACCGGGTCCTGCTCAAGCCTTCGGGTTAAAATTGCCGTACATGTAATGTAATAATATTACCTTGCAGGTGCCTGAGTCTGAAGCAATGAACTTGATTAGTCTTTACATGAAACAGACACCCACATAAGTGTCGAATGTACTGGAAAATCCTATGTCCACTGATGTGTTTCGGTAGATAGAAAAGGCGACTCGCAATTAGAAAGAGATAAGTTGGTTATGCTTCACAACTCACAAGGCTGTTCTGAGGCATCATTTATGTAGAGCTCGGAACGACGTCCTCCACCAAATCTTCAAAAATGGTTTCCCATATTTCGAAACACATAACTTCAAGATCTGATTGGACATTCATCCATTTTCCAGACCTTGCCATGTCTCTTTCGACAAGCTGCTCAAGACAACGGGGAGACTGATGCTCACAGAGGTGCCACTCGACTACTCTCCATACCTCGTGAATAAGATCCATCCCCTTCGCTACCGGTCGGATATTTTGTTTGTGGTTTGATAGCCCAGAGAAGCATCCAAAATAACGATCACATATCTCCTTTAAAGCTTCATTAGCACAATCAAATAGTAGTTTCTGGTCGTGATGTGGTCGACTAGAAAATAACTCGACTTCATTAAACAATGAGGAGTCAAGAATTTCATATGAAGGAATCCATCTTGAAAGAAATTCATCCCAGTTTAAACCTGAGCCCAGTAATACGGCTTCCACGTATTCAAATGCAGATTCCTCGTCCTCAAGAGAGATTCTAACACAAATTTCTTGGTCAGAAGCAGAAGATTGTTCTTCAAAATGGATTTGTAGCGGTGGGATGTCTTTTTCAACTGAATTTCACAAACATTTCAATTTGAGATTGAAAATAGCACGCAAAGAAATCTAAAGGAAGCTATTATACTTTATCATCCATAATCTTACCTAGTTGTGATTTGGTGCTCGCGGGACTGATATCATCATCTGGAAACAGTGGTTCAAGAACAGATATAGGACTAGGACGCTCCATTTTGTCATGTACACAATCTGAAATTTCAACATCCCGGCTTACTGGAGATTGTGTGGGAGATACAGTTGGAGAAGACAATATTTGATCCTCTACAACAAAATCCTGGAAACAAAAGAAAGATAAAGAACCAAGAAAATCCTACGAGAGAAACACTAGTCAAACCGTTGAAAATGTGGGTTCATGTCCATGTAAAGCTTTGTGTTCGTGCAGATTGTCCTAATAATCcctttaattataaaataaccaAAGAATGGGAATTCACCGATTTGAATCCACAAGAAGAGTCTTCCAAATGTTTGGTAGAGCTTTCCTGATTATCTCCCTCTTTAAAATCTACATTTCGGATATCTCCACTGATCAAGTTACTGATTGCTTCAGAAGTAGGAGTAAAAACGTTGTCCTCATAAAgcattgattcagccacttcaTCAACCGGAATAACTCTCGAAGATGAATTTGAAACTGTTGcattgaaaaaaattacattctaataaatataacataatcaTTATAACAACTTCATTTTTCGAGCAAGGCCATAATTTACCCTCATTGATAATAGTTTCTCCAATTACAGATTGATTTTCAAAAGAACATTCTTGGTCATCACTGACTCCAACATCAACATTCAGACCAAGTGACTTTACTTTGTCATTGGAACTGCTAACAAAGATGCTGTGTTGATTATCCAAGTTTGGCATACTTGAACTCGGATAGTTGTTATTGTCTTCTCGCAAATGCCCATTCGTAATCATACCA
Proteins encoded in this window:
- the LOC140987093 gene encoding pentatricopeptide repeat-containing protein At4g33990-like, with translation MKFIYFYVHMSHGVRCRLAHQLFVAITVRGPASSQVTANRGSCSLFPLKRPNLVDPFEYFNENDVPKSWASKISSLVRENQPREAIRVFKSILVNRRSSNFVTVLSVIKAVRLIESRDMVFGIHGYAIKVGCIDLEVSVVTALVGVYSSFDMGNAWKLFNQTANRDVVLWSAMVSACVSNGEHLDAFKLLKEMVFFGVQPNHVTVASILPVCAGLGALNIGKEIHDHCIKKVFYTHTVFQNSLLGMYARCGDLKTALLIFNDMQNKDIVSWRIVIHGCVENESPRQALELFLKLRCSSFEKVDEFIILEVIGAYSELVENFIRNGFHSLVLKTGFTEFVFVVTELLQVYAKFGYIESARSLFDQLDRKDLIAWSAMISVYAQSSRPNDAFDLLRQMQLANQKPNEFSYVSLLQACISINAIEIGESIQAQIIKDGYSTNTFIISSLIDMYCRFGKVRQGEFIFSENFTNDFMCWSSMINGYAINGCGEEVLECFSNLLSLGIEPNDVIFISVLSSCSHSGLEYEGWNWFYAMEETYGIRPNLAHYACMVDMLSRQGNIEEALEFVYKMPIEPDKRIWGALLAGVQNTRGNTDILELVVKKLNSLDPENTSYLVVLSNLYAEHGRWEEVEKLRNMIDNKSLKKIMGYTTVLS
- the LOC140988656 gene encoding uncharacterized protein isoform X1, with amino-acid sequence MSVACCLPLVECVSCLACLRWVWKKFLYTAGHESQNWGLATATEFEPVPRLCRYILSIYEEDIKNPLWAPPEGYGINSDWVVSKKDYEDTLGRVSPYMIYLDHENTDIVVAIRGLNLAKECDFLLLLDNKLGQTTFDGGYVHNGLLKAAQYVLEEECDILRNLIEENPDYTLTFAGHSLGAGVVTLLTMLVVKDREKLGYIERKRIRSFAIAPARCISLNLAVRYADVINSVVLQDDFLPRTTVALENLFKSLFCFPCLLCVMCLKDTCTLEEKMLKDPRRLYAPGRLYHIIVRKPFSCDEISPHVRTAVPVDGRFEHMVLSCNSTSDHAIIWILQESQRALGSMQEVEPIMGIPAAQKMDRQASLAKEHQEEHRAAIERAISLEVPQAYSASYGTFQEPELGENSSSNADFSYVSLKRRDEIYETTPVLAADHL
- the LOC140988656 gene encoding uncharacterized protein isoform X2 — its product is MSVACCLPLVECVSCLACLRWVWKKFLYTAGHESQNWGLATATEFEPVPRLCRYILSIYEEDIKNPLWAPPEGYGINSDWVVSKKDYEDTLGRVSPYMIYLDHENTDIVVAIRGLNLAKECDFLLLLDNKLGQTTFDGGYVHNGLLKAAQYVLEEECDILRNLIEENPDYTLTFAGHSLGAGVVTLLTMLVVKDREKLGYIERKRIRSFAIAPARCISLNLAVRYADVINSVVLQDDFLPRTTVALENLFKSLFCFPCLLCVMCLKDTCTLEEKMLKDPRRLYAPGRLYHIIVRKPFSCDEISPHVRTAVPVDGRFEHMVLSCNSTSDHAIIWILQESQRALGYSLCKKSSQLWVFLQLRRWIGRHRLPKNTRRSTEQQ